In one Mesorhizobium australicum genomic region, the following are encoded:
- a CDS encoding ABC transporter permease produces MQSVWTLLSWGPEGWLDDIAYGVFITVSLALATLPVGLAIGFVVALAKQSNEPSLRLAGNVYTTIFRGLPELLTLFLVYYGVQTLLQSLVHMIDPTATIEVNSFVSGMVALGVVFSSYASEVFLSAFRAIPRGQYEGGFAIGLTGYQTMRLVILPQLVRIALPGLANLWLILLKDTALVSAIGLSDILRQSGVAARVTREPFLFFGVACLIYLVLAIISSFGINAVERSVSQSGARR; encoded by the coding sequence ATGCAGAGTGTCTGGACGCTGCTGAGCTGGGGGCCGGAGGGCTGGCTCGACGACATCGCCTATGGCGTCTTCATCACCGTCTCGCTCGCGCTCGCGACGCTTCCCGTCGGGCTCGCCATCGGCTTCGTCGTGGCGCTCGCCAAGCAGTCGAACGAACCCTCGCTCAGGCTCGCCGGCAACGTCTACACCACGATCTTCCGCGGCTTGCCCGAGCTCCTGACGCTCTTCCTCGTCTATTACGGCGTGCAGACGCTGTTGCAGAGCCTCGTGCACATGATCGACCCGACGGCGACGATCGAGGTCAACAGCTTCGTTTCCGGCATGGTGGCGCTCGGCGTAGTCTTCTCCTCCTACGCGAGCGAGGTCTTCCTCTCCGCCTTCCGCGCCATCCCGCGCGGCCAGTACGAGGGCGGCTTCGCCATCGGTCTGACCGGCTACCAGACCATGCGGCTGGTGATCCTGCCGCAACTGGTGCGGATCGCCCTGCCCGGCCTCGCCAATCTCTGGCTCATCCTCCTTAAGGACACCGCGCTGGTGTCCGCGATCGGCCTGTCCGACATCCTGCGGCAGAGCGGTGTCGCCGCCCGCGTCACCCGCGAGCCGTTCCTGTTCTTCGGCGTCGCCTGCCTCATCTATCTCGTGCTGGCCATCATCTCCTCCTTCGGCATCAACGCGGTCGAGCGTTCCGTCAGCCAGTCTGGAGCGCGCCGATGA
- a CDS encoding ABC transporter substrate-binding protein produces the protein MRITKRLALGLTAAAFAFGLGAANAQETLKIGTEGAYPPFNNLTSDGKLEGFDIDIANALCEEMKVKCEFVTQDWDGIIPALQAGKFDAIIASMSITDERKQKVDFTHKYYHTPSAIVVPKDSDVKGASKEDLAGKTIGAATSTTHFNYAEKTYTDSTLKGYPTSQEFFLDIANGRLDAVTDDVVVLDEWLKTADGACCKIAGMITPVPEIHGEGAGIAVRKGETALADKFNAAIDAIRKNGKYKEINDKYFTFDVYGG, from the coding sequence ATGCGTATTACGAAGCGTCTGGCGCTCGGTCTGACCGCCGCCGCGTTTGCGTTTGGCCTGGGAGCGGCCAACGCGCAGGAGACCCTGAAGATCGGCACCGAAGGCGCCTATCCCCCCTTCAACAACCTGACCTCCGACGGCAAGCTCGAGGGCTTCGACATCGACATCGCCAACGCGCTCTGCGAGGAGATGAAGGTCAAGTGCGAATTCGTCACGCAGGACTGGGACGGCATCATCCCGGCGCTGCAGGCCGGCAAGTTCGACGCGATCATCGCCTCGATGTCGATCACCGACGAGCGCAAGCAGAAAGTCGACTTCACGCACAAATACTATCACACGCCCTCGGCGATCGTCGTGCCCAAGGACAGCGACGTGAAGGGCGCATCCAAGGAGGATCTGGCCGGCAAGACGATCGGCGCGGCGACCTCCACGACCCATTTCAACTATGCCGAGAAGACCTATACGGACTCGACGCTGAAGGGCTATCCGACCAGCCAGGAATTCTTCCTCGACATCGCCAACGGCCGCCTCGACGCCGTTACCGACGACGTTGTCGTGCTGGACGAGTGGCTGAAGACCGCCGACGGCGCCTGCTGCAAGATCGCCGGCATGATCACGCCGGTGCCGGAGATCCATGGCGAGGGCGCCGGTATCGCCGTCCGCAAGGGCGAGACGGCGCTGGCCGACAAGTTCAACGCCGCGATCGATGCGATCCGCAAGAACGGGAAGTACAAGGAAATCAACGACAAGTACTTCACCTTCGACGTCTACGGCGGCTGA
- the mobB gene encoding molybdopterin-guanine dinucleotide biosynthesis protein B, translating to MNAKVFGITGWKNSGKTTLTERLVAEFTRRGYRISTVKHAHHSFDIDKEGTDSFRHRTAGAHEVAIVSHGRWALMHELRDEDEPPLAQILARLAPCDLVLVEGYKREAHLKIETRRLGAKDTASLSPGDPAIVAVAADVPQPGEPLPVFGIDDVPAIADFIAARMELHPPPAA from the coding sequence ATGAACGCGAAGGTGTTCGGCATCACCGGCTGGAAGAACTCCGGCAAGACGACGCTCACCGAGCGGCTCGTCGCCGAGTTCACCCGGCGCGGCTACCGCATCTCGACGGTCAAGCACGCCCACCATTCCTTCGACATCGACAAGGAAGGCACCGATTCCTTCCGCCACCGAACAGCCGGCGCGCATGAGGTGGCGATCGTCTCGCACGGGCGCTGGGCGCTGATGCACGAACTGCGCGACGAGGACGAGCCGCCGCTCGCACAAATCCTCGCACGGCTCGCCCCTTGCGACCTTGTCCTGGTCGAAGGCTACAAGCGCGAGGCGCATCTCAAGATAGAGACGCGCCGGCTGGGCGCGAAGGACACCGCTTCGCTGTCTCCAGGCGACCCGGCGATCGTCGCCGTCGCCGCCGACGTGCCGCAGCCGGGCGAACCGCTTCCGGTCTTCGGCATCGACGATGTCCCGGCCATCGCCGATTTCATCGCCGCCCGCATGGAACTGCACCCTCCGCCCGCGGCCTGA
- the mobA gene encoding molybdenum cofactor guanylyltransferase MobA, whose amino-acid sequence MIAGVILAGGLSSRMGGRNKALVELGGQTLLARLTARLAPQVNALAINSNAELDEVAGASPVLRDRFAGFPGPLAGLHAGLCWAEGIAGVTHVATVSVDTPFLPADFVSRLNEVGAGVAIARSEGRLHPTCALWPVSLRAALEAVLQSGTSRRVLDFAEAAGYVAVDFPAVPFDPFFNVNTPEELARAESLLESAE is encoded by the coding sequence ATGATCGCGGGCGTCATCCTCGCCGGCGGGTTGTCGTCACGCATGGGCGGGCGCAACAAGGCGCTGGTCGAGCTCGGCGGACAGACGCTGCTCGCCCGGCTGACCGCGCGCCTTGCGCCGCAGGTCAACGCGCTGGCGATCAATTCGAATGCCGAGCTGGACGAAGTCGCGGGCGCAAGCCCGGTGCTCCGCGATCGCTTCGCAGGCTTTCCCGGTCCCCTCGCCGGCCTTCACGCCGGCCTGTGCTGGGCCGAAGGCATCGCAGGTGTCACCCATGTCGCCACGGTCTCGGTCGATACGCCCTTCCTGCCGGCCGATTTCGTGAGCAGGCTGAATGAAGTCGGCGCAGGCGTCGCCATCGCGCGCTCGGAGGGCAGGCTTCATCCCACCTGTGCGCTGTGGCCGGTGTCCTTGCGGGCCGCCCTGGAGGCGGTTCTTCAGTCAGGAACCTCGCGCAGAGTGCTGGATTTCGCCGAGGCGGCCGGCTATGTCGCGGTCGACTTTCCGGCCGTCCCGTTCGATCCGTTCTTCAACGTCAACACGCCGGAAGAGCTCGCAAGGGCAGAAAGCTTGCTGGAATCGGCGGAATGA
- a CDS encoding multidrug effflux MFS transporter, producing the protein MSRAYLNRRTAPHVTTLVVATSAGALALNVFLPSLPAMARYFEADYGLVQLTVSLHLASTAVLQLLVGPASDRFGRRPVMLASFAIFIVATLAAIFAPTIEFLLACRVFQAFAAAGMVLSRAIVRDTVSANLAASRIGYITMGMTLVPMIGPAIGGVLDELYGWQATFGLTLAFGILSFAIIFFDLGETNRNPSASLGAQFRAYPELLRSRLFWGYALTAAFTSGSFFTFLGGAPYVSSVLFGMSPSTYGFYFACLGLGYMVGNFIAGRYTARVGINRMMLAGNIISGVAVLIAIALFTSGVADPLALFVPAAIATAGNGFTLPSANSGVVSVKPSLAGSASGLGGAMQIGGGAALSALPGLFLSPETGVYPLLAIMLFSAIAAIAASSFIMVVSRAGGASRP; encoded by the coding sequence GTGTCGCGAGCCTATCTCAACCGCCGCACGGCGCCGCACGTCACAACTCTCGTCGTCGCGACGTCGGCTGGCGCGCTGGCGCTCAATGTCTTCCTGCCCTCGCTGCCGGCCATGGCGCGCTATTTCGAGGCGGATTACGGGCTGGTCCAGCTCACCGTCTCGCTGCACCTCGCCTCCACAGCAGTGCTGCAGCTTCTGGTAGGCCCCGCCTCCGACCGATTTGGCCGGCGGCCGGTGATGCTCGCCTCCTTCGCGATCTTCATCGTGGCGACGCTCGCGGCGATCTTTGCGCCGACGATCGAGTTCCTCCTGGCGTGCAGGGTCTTCCAGGCCTTCGCAGCGGCGGGCATGGTGCTGTCGCGCGCGATCGTGCGCGACACGGTCAGCGCCAACCTTGCCGCCAGCCGCATCGGCTACATCACCATGGGCATGACGCTGGTGCCGATGATAGGGCCTGCCATCGGCGGCGTGCTCGACGAGCTCTACGGCTGGCAGGCGACCTTCGGGCTGACTCTCGCCTTCGGCATCCTGTCCTTCGCCATCATCTTTTTCGATCTCGGCGAGACCAACCGCAATCCCTCCGCGAGCCTCGGCGCGCAGTTCCGCGCCTATCCCGAACTGCTGCGCTCGCGGCTGTTCTGGGGCTATGCGCTGACCGCCGCCTTCACCTCGGGCTCGTTCTTCACCTTCCTTGGCGGCGCGCCCTACGTCTCATCGGTCCTGTTCGGAATGTCGCCGTCCACCTACGGCTTCTATTTCGCTTGCCTCGGCCTCGGATACATGGTCGGCAATTTCATCGCGGGCCGCTACACGGCCCGCGTCGGGATCAACAGGATGATGCTCGCCGGAAACATCATCTCGGGCGTCGCGGTGCTCATCGCCATCGCGCTGTTCACGTCCGGCGTCGCGGATCCGCTGGCGCTTTTCGTACCGGCGGCCATTGCGACCGCGGGCAATGGCTTCACGCTGCCGAGCGCCAATTCGGGCGTTGTCAGCGTCAAGCCGAGCCTTGCCGGATCGGCCTCAGGCCTCGGTGGCGCGATGCAGATCGGCGGCGGCGCGGCGCTCTCCGCCCTGCCGGGCCTGTTCCTGTCGCCGGAAACAGGCGTCTATCCGCTGCTCGCGATCATGCTCTTCTCGGCGATCGCCGCGATCGCGGCGAGCTCGTTCATCATGGTGGTATCGCGCGCCGGCGGCGCCTCACGGCCATGA
- a CDS encoding DMT family transporter, whose protein sequence is MPLSPNLRGAVFMAISMVGFTLNDALTKLSSESINPGQIMLIRGLFACSMIGLIAWHRGALRRIGQAFHPMVAVRVMGEALATSCFLLALSHLPIANVSAVLQALPLAVTMGAAMVLGEPVGWRRWLSIAAGFGGVLIIVRPGLEGFSVYSLWALACVFFCAIRDIATKRIPQEISSFLVSTATAVVVTLTGGILVVPMGGWAPVPYSAVAMLALAAVLLVVGYQFIILSLRVGDISFVAPFRYTALIWAILLGYLIFADIPDLAMIIGSTIIVGSGIYMLYRERVVGRRPGAESTSPAMAPDGL, encoded by the coding sequence TTGCCCCTCTCGCCCAATCTGCGCGGCGCCGTGTTCATGGCGATTTCGATGGTCGGCTTTACGTTGAACGACGCATTGACCAAGCTCTCCTCAGAGTCGATCAATCCGGGCCAGATCATGCTGATCCGCGGCCTTTTCGCCTGCAGTATGATCGGCCTGATCGCCTGGCATCGTGGCGCGCTGCGGCGGATCGGACAGGCGTTCCATCCGATGGTCGCCGTTCGTGTCATGGGCGAAGCGCTGGCCACCTCCTGCTTCCTGTTGGCGCTGAGCCACCTGCCGATCGCCAATGTCTCGGCCGTCCTTCAGGCTCTGCCGCTTGCCGTAACGATGGGTGCTGCGATGGTTCTCGGCGAGCCGGTCGGCTGGCGTCGCTGGCTTTCGATCGCAGCCGGCTTCGGCGGCGTGCTGATCATCGTCCGGCCCGGCCTCGAAGGGTTCAGCGTCTATTCGCTGTGGGCGCTGGCCTGCGTATTCTTCTGCGCCATCCGCGACATCGCCACCAAGCGCATCCCGCAGGAGATATCATCCTTCCTCGTCTCCACCGCGACGGCGGTCGTGGTCACGTTGACAGGCGGCATTCTCGTCGTTCCGATGGGCGGCTGGGCACCGGTGCCATACAGCGCCGTTGCGATGCTCGCGCTTGCCGCGGTGCTTTTGGTCGTCGGCTACCAGTTCATCATCCTGTCCCTGCGGGTCGGCGACATCTCCTTCGTAGCGCCGTTCCGCTACACGGCCCTCATCTGGGCGATCCTGCTCGGCTATCTGATCTTCGCCGATATCCCTGATCTCGCCATGATCATCGGCTCTACCATCATCGTCGGCTCGGGCATCTACATGCTCTACCGCGAGCGTGTCGTAGGTCGTCGTCCGGGCGCGGAGAGCACTTCCCCCGCCATGGCGCCGGACGGCCTCTAG
- the moaA gene encoding GTP 3',8-cyclase MoaA, which translates to MHLHPHTSPMIDPFGRSITYLRVSVTDRCDFRCTYCMAEDMAFLPKKDLLSLEELDRLCTVFIDKGVKKLRLTGGEPLVRKNIMYLVRQLSRHLASGALEELTLTTNGSQLAKHAAELADCGVRRINVSVDTLDPAKFRAVTRWGNLDRVLEGIDAAQAAGIHVKLNAVALKDFNDRELPELMRWAHGRGMDLTVIETMPMGEIDADRTDQYLPLSLLRANLEREFTLTDIPFKTGGPARYVQVAETGGKLGFITPMTHNFCESCNRVRITCTGTLYMCLGQEDAADLRAPLRASEGNELLSDAIDEAIGRKPKGHDFVIDRTTRRPAVSRHMSVTGG; encoded by the coding sequence ATGCATCTTCACCCCCACACCTCGCCGATGATCGACCCGTTCGGGCGCTCGATCACCTATCTGCGCGTCTCCGTGACGGATCGCTGCGATTTCCGCTGCACCTACTGCATGGCCGAGGACATGGCCTTCCTGCCCAAGAAGGACCTACTGAGCCTCGAGGAACTCGACCGGCTCTGCACGGTCTTCATCGACAAGGGCGTTAAGAAGCTCAGGCTCACCGGCGGCGAGCCGCTGGTGCGCAAGAACATCATGTATCTCGTGCGCCAGCTGTCGCGCCACCTGGCCTCCGGGGCGCTGGAAGAGCTGACGCTGACGACCAACGGCTCGCAGCTCGCGAAACATGCCGCCGAACTCGCGGATTGCGGCGTCAGGCGCATCAACGTCTCGGTCGACACGCTCGATCCCGCGAAATTCCGCGCCGTGACCCGCTGGGGCAATCTCGACCGGGTGCTGGAAGGCATCGACGCCGCGCAGGCGGCCGGCATCCATGTCAAGCTCAATGCCGTGGCGCTTAAGGATTTCAACGACCGCGAACTGCCGGAACTGATGCGCTGGGCGCATGGCCGCGGCATGGACCTGACCGTCATCGAGACCATGCCGATGGGCGAGATCGACGCCGACCGTACGGACCAGTATCTGCCGCTGTCGCTGCTGCGTGCCAATCTCGAACGCGAGTTCACGCTGACGGACATCCCGTTTAAGACCGGCGGACCGGCGCGCTACGTCCAGGTGGCCGAGACCGGCGGAAAGCTCGGCTTCATCACGCCGATGACTCATAATTTCTGCGAGAGCTGCAACCGCGTCCGCATCACCTGCACCGGCACGCTGTACATGTGCCTCGGCCAGGAGGACGCGGCCGACCTTCGCGCACCTTTGCGCGCGTCGGAAGGCAACGAACTCCTTTCCGACGCGATCGACGAGGCGATCGGGCGCAAGCCCAAGGGCCACGACTTTGTCATCGATCGCACCACCCGCCGTCCGGCAGTCTCGCGCCACATGAGCGTCACCGGCGGCTAA
- a CDS encoding type II toxin-antitoxin system RelE/ParE family toxin, giving the protein MIQSWGNSATRRFAEDGKSKFSGLDADRAIELLATLDAATSLGDLSPLASVALHKLSRDRKGQWAMTVNGPWRICFRFDAGHAFDVEIVDYH; this is encoded by the coding sequence ATGATACAGTCGTGGGGGAACTCCGCGACGCGTCGGTTCGCCGAGGATGGGAAGTCGAAATTCTCCGGCCTCGATGCGGATCGCGCAATTGAACTTTTGGCGACATTGGACGCGGCGACTTCTCTTGGCGACCTCAGCCCTCTGGCTTCAGTCGCTTTGCATAAGCTGTCGCGGGATCGCAAAGGACAGTGGGCGATGACCGTAAACGGTCCCTGGCGAATTTGCTTTCGGTTTGACGCCGGACATGCGTTCGACGTCGAAATCGTCGACTATCATTGA
- a CDS encoding HigA family addiction module antitoxin produces MVAVHPGRILKRELEARAMSANRLAIALRLPSGRITDILNGKRGISPETALRLGRYFGNEPRFWMNLQSTYELAVAEREIGEKIIAEITPDAA; encoded by the coding sequence ATGGTAGCGGTTCATCCCGGACGGATATTGAAGCGGGAGCTCGAAGCTCGGGCAATGTCGGCCAACCGGTTGGCGATCGCATTGCGGCTGCCGTCCGGCCGTATCACCGACATCCTCAACGGCAAGCGGGGCATCTCGCCGGAAACGGCGCTGAGACTTGGTCGCTATTTCGGCAATGAGCCGCGATTTTGGATGAATCTTCAGAGCACGTATGAATTAGCCGTGGCGGAGCGAGAGATCGGGGAGAAGATCATCGCCGAAATCACGCCCGACGCAGCATGA
- a CDS encoding gamma-butyrobetaine hydroxylase-like domain-containing protein, with protein MTAPTELRVSKDRRLMTVSFPGHQAFELPAEMLRVLSPSAEVQGHSPEQRVTVPRKRNVAISKIEPTGNYAVRITFDDGHDTGIFTWDYLHTLGHEKAERWQAYLDELAAKGLTRD; from the coding sequence ATGACCGCCCCGACCGAACTGCGTGTGTCGAAGGACCGACGGCTGATGACGGTGAGCTTTCCCGGGCATCAGGCCTTCGAGCTTCCGGCCGAGATGCTGCGGGTGCTGTCGCCGTCGGCCGAGGTGCAGGGCCATTCGCCGGAACAGCGCGTGACTGTGCCGCGAAAGCGCAACGTCGCCATCTCGAAGATCGAGCCGACGGGCAATTATGCCGTTCGAATCACCTTCGACGACGGCCACGACACCGGCATCTTCACCTGGGATTACCTGCATACGCTGGGGCATGAAAAGGCGGAGCGCTGGCAGGCTTATCTGGACGAACTCGCCGCCAAGGGGTTGACGCGCGACTAA
- a CDS encoding pyridoxamine 5'-phosphate oxidase family protein, with product MRRIETVAELEALYGFPGETSLVKELDHIIPEYAAFIEASPFVALASAGPEGLDCSPRGDLAGFVRIHDPRTLLMPDRRGNNRADSLRNIIRDGRVGLLFLVPGSGTTLRVNGEAYVTDDAELCESFTMEGRAARTVTVIEVRSVYFQCARAIHRSELWNPAKHVDPKSLPTPGKILEVTSRAAIDGAAYDAEWPERAKKSMW from the coding sequence ATGCGCAGGATCGAGACCGTCGCGGAACTGGAGGCTCTCTACGGCTTTCCGGGCGAGACGTCGCTGGTCAAGGAACTCGACCATATCATTCCCGAATACGCCGCCTTCATCGAAGCCTCGCCCTTCGTAGCGCTTGCGAGCGCGGGGCCGGAGGGGCTGGACTGCTCGCCGCGCGGCGACCTGGCAGGCTTCGTCCGCATCCACGATCCGCGGACGTTGCTGATGCCGGACCGGCGCGGCAACAACCGTGCGGATTCGTTGAGGAACATCATCAGAGACGGTCGCGTGGGCCTGCTGTTCCTCGTTCCTGGCTCCGGCACGACGCTCAGGGTCAATGGCGAGGCATATGTCACCGACGATGCGGAACTCTGCGAAAGCTTCACGATGGAGGGCAGGGCAGCCCGCACCGTCACCGTGATCGAGGTTCGCTCGGTCTATTTCCAGTGCGCGCGGGCGATTCATCGCTCGGAGCTGTGGAACCCGGCAAAACATGTCGATCCGAAATCGCTGCCGACGCCGGGGAAAATCCTGGAGGTGACAAGCCGCGCGGCGATCGACGGCGCGGCCTATGACGCCGAGTGGCCCGAGCGCGCGAAGAAATCGATGTGGTGA
- a CDS encoding YnfA family protein, producing MKTPIIYALAAFAEIAGCYAFWAWLRLDKSPLWLAPGLVSLAAFAWLLTFVPSEAAGRAFAAYGGVYIAASLAWLWAVERTTPDRYDLAGAALCIAGAAVIIGGPR from the coding sequence ATGAAGACACCGATCATCTACGCGCTTGCCGCCTTTGCCGAGATCGCCGGCTGCTATGCCTTCTGGGCCTGGCTGAGGCTGGACAAGTCTCCGCTGTGGCTGGCGCCGGGCCTCGTATCGCTCGCCGCGTTCGCCTGGCTTTTGACCTTCGTGCCGTCCGAGGCGGCGGGGAGGGCGTTCGCGGCCTATGGCGGCGTCTATATTGCCGCGTCGCTCGCCTGGCTGTGGGCGGTGGAGAGAACGACGCCGGACCGCTACGACCTCGCAGGCGCAGCGCTGTGCATCGCAGGCGCCGCGGTGATCATCGGCGGACCGCGCTGA
- a CDS encoding MarR family winged helix-turn-helix transcriptional regulator, translated as MNKMQDLPWDNPRFRNWIAVVQAEKAIVRALTKALQPFDLKIAQLDLLMNLYRHPGTSQHDIARKLLVGRSNVTMLMPQMEKQGLIRREGDARDKRVLRLYLTEKGEDVLLKALKAYTALIDRVMASSTPAQCDAMGDQMRKISEMLKDE; from the coding sequence ATGAACAAAATGCAAGACCTCCCCTGGGACAATCCGCGATTCCGCAACTGGATCGCCGTGGTGCAGGCCGAGAAGGCGATCGTGCGCGCACTCACCAAGGCGCTGCAGCCCTTCGACCTCAAGATCGCCCAGCTCGACCTGCTGATGAATCTCTACCGTCATCCCGGCACCTCCCAGCACGACATCGCGCGCAAGCTGCTAGTTGGACGGTCGAACGTGACGATGCTGATGCCGCAGATGGAGAAGCAGGGTCTCATCCGCCGCGAAGGCGACGCTAGGGACAAGCGCGTGCTGCGGCTCTACCTGACCGAGAAGGGCGAGGATGTCCTGCTCAAGGCGCTGAAGGCCTACACCGCGCTGATCGACCGCGTCATGGCGAGTTCGACGCCCGCGCAATGCGATGCGATGGGCGACCAGATGCGCAAGATCTCCGAGATGCTGAAGGACGAATGA
- a CDS encoding alpha/beta fold hydrolase, which translates to MASFGLRIIRTLFGMVDPIAPRLAGRVAFEVFCRTADPRKPSAAEKRALERSRDFMQEARLHRLTIDGGCVAAHEFRPASGRWSATVLVIHGWKSRTEHMRAVIDGFRNAGVRAIALDLPGHGASSGRRLNMAIAVSAVQAADLWFGPFDAMVGHSFGGAVAVNAAVGSVTGVEKVRTDRLVLIAAPSSLPMIFADFGRFLNLGPRTQTAIADIVERIAGQPLEAYAGQYQLAEHPIDTLVMHAADDKEVAPVHAEGYAKAGPHVRLAWVNGLGHRRIVSDPSVVVQAVDFGLGEAVDVPAPQRAATRHKG; encoded by the coding sequence GTGGCATCATTCGGGTTGAGAATCATCCGCACCCTGTTTGGCATGGTCGATCCGATCGCGCCACGGCTTGCGGGCCGCGTCGCGTTCGAGGTGTTCTGCCGCACGGCCGATCCTCGCAAACCCTCGGCCGCGGAAAAGCGGGCGCTGGAGCGCAGCCGCGATTTCATGCAGGAGGCGCGTCTGCACCGGCTGACTATCGATGGCGGCTGCGTGGCGGCGCACGAATTCCGGCCGGCTTCGGGCCGCTGGTCCGCCACGGTCCTCGTCATCCACGGCTGGAAATCGCGCACCGAACACATGCGTGCGGTGATCGACGGCTTCAGGAATGCCGGGGTAAGGGCGATCGCCCTCGACCTTCCCGGCCACGGCGCCTCGTCCGGGCGCCGGCTCAACATGGCGATCGCTGTGTCGGCGGTGCAGGCGGCCGATCTGTGGTTCGGGCCGTTCGACGCGATGGTCGGCCATTCCTTCGGCGGCGCGGTCGCGGTCAACGCGGCAGTGGGATCGGTCACCGGCGTGGAGAAGGTCCGCACGGACCGCCTCGTGCTGATCGCCGCGCCAAGCTCGCTGCCGATGATCTTTGCCGACTTCGGACGCTTCCTCAATCTCGGCCCGCGCACGCAGACGGCGATCGCCGACATCGTCGAACGGATCGCCGGCCAGCCGCTGGAGGCCTATGCCGGACAGTACCAGCTCGCCGAGCACCCGATCGACACGCTGGTGATGCACGCCGCCGACGACAAGGAGGTGGCTCCGGTCCATGCGGAAGGATATGCCAAGGCGGGTCCGCATGTCCGGCTCGCCTGGGTAAACGGGCTTGGCCACAGGCGCATCGTCTCCGACCCGTCGGTCGTGGTGCAGGCCGTTGATTTTGGCCTTGGGGAGGCCGTCGATGTGCCGGCGCCACAGAGGGCTGCGACTCGCCACAAGGGCTGA